Proteins encoded together in one Kitasatospora albolonga window:
- a CDS encoding DNA repair ATPase, with protein sequence MDSDITATTTAPQGGEGDVDAGAYEVLRRRLSAQAGELVRRAEALNARRTEEFGSTGLRLLATEQVRTERASVPRDLIAVGGRLLFGFERGPGARDEAGVGDVLLVRNAGPENGVRSSGPGNDGAGQQDDGTTQQADGTEPQGNDAEPETSLLDDDGFRREFASLHRYFRDARLLRLRRVNGKLLAVFRTGKDAEDIRVLRWALGPDGSPGAFLDAQGERDHVFPPSHDFDWTVAGRDAHVPGRHPHIAIGKGGGLFVDTVGGTLTVKVTDDTESPDGIYEEPVDEPLQSLADADVEYAEVGPLTLLRVRPYKEESWRYLVFNSLLSTVQRLDSIGPACRRLPEDQGIIFPGGYYLTTGTAKTFDTAEELTEPVFEGAVRSPNGEDVLYVFRSRDGVRSLLLPYNLIRQEVATPLNGRGHALLDDGTLILLRDNPDGPDVPARVHPLQRWQTPYVSDTYAAARPAGTGPLARTGNADLVRGISDCLALAHGVRDMTPTTAVYGQLAADCARAQDRYHWLSDPELGLLAEPLGELRTTAQQVLAEFTAVQELTQRAADALEETTARITALVRRVRGEVPGSAAAWVERLTELRQAHGHLATIGEMRYADGERIAELSARTEDDIASAAQRAVSFLAREDAFDGYHEEIAGLVEDAGALATVRDAAAVSDRLTTMTDGLATVTDVVAGLEIGDATVRTSILERIAEVLGGANRARATLDARRRELLSKEGRAEFAAEFALLGQAVTGALAAADSPEHCDDQLARLLLQLENLESRFAEFDDFLAELAERRSEVYEAFSARKQTLQDERARRAERLAGSAQRVLETIGRRVAALDDLDAVHTYFASDPMVAKVRRTADELRELGDPVRAEELDGRLKAARQEAGRALRDRTELYADGGSVIKLGRHRFAVNTQPFDLTLVPSGDRLAFALTGTDYRAPVTDPAFEATRPYWEQPLPSESAAVYRGEFLAARLLAEQGAERLAALADDELALLVRESAAEAYDEGYTRGVHDEDATAVLRALLRLHAGAGLLRHEPAVRAAAQLFWVYGTEEAQRASWTRRAVSLARARDTFGLAPAIAVLQEEWAAEIAGFGGSGVRAEAVAAYLFEEVTGGPAGFVVGAAIRSFLDAFHRAAGPDAYADDLAALGDDLAARKQLVEGWLTPYAEATGTGPGDLAEAVAVELCPELERYGCDAPLTERVEGLLGDHPRIGSGGALTVRIDELLARTGEFRTHAVPAFRAYQRLRTSLVAAERGRLRLDDHRPRVMSAFVRNRLLDEVYLPLIGDSLAKQLGTADADRRTDSQGLLLLVSPPGYGKTTLMEYVADRLGMVLVKISGPNLGHDVTSLDPDRAPSATARQEIEKINFALEAGNNTLLYLDDIQHTSPELLQKFIPLCDATRRIEGVRDGEPRSYDLRGKRFAVCMAGNPYTESGEQFRIPDMLANRADVWNLGEVLSGREDVFALSFVENALTANPVLAPLAARSRDDLALLVRLAGGGDPSARAEHLEHPYSAVELDAVLAVLRHLLTARETVLAVNAAYIASAAQTDATRTEPPFRLQGSYRNMNKIAERIVPVMNDAELSAVVDDHYAGEAQTLTTGAEANLLKLAALRGTLTPEQAGRWAAITSSYVRTQALGGPDGDPMTRAVAALGLLADRIAAVETAIQRAADPRHLLAGPPSAVNRPPAPTVDQPVGEQNRPVHPNHRAKITNTPH encoded by the coding sequence ATGGACAGCGACATCACCGCCACCACCACCGCGCCGCAGGGCGGGGAGGGCGATGTGGATGCCGGTGCCTATGAGGTGCTGCGGCGGCGGCTCTCCGCCCAGGCCGGGGAGCTCGTGCGGCGGGCCGAGGCGCTCAACGCACGGCGGACCGAGGAGTTCGGCTCGACCGGGCTGCGGCTCCTGGCCACCGAGCAGGTGCGCACCGAGCGCGCCTCCGTGCCCCGCGACCTCATTGCCGTGGGCGGGCGGCTGCTCTTCGGCTTCGAGCGGGGGCCGGGGGCCCGGGACGAGGCCGGGGTCGGGGACGTACTCCTCGTACGGAATGCGGGGCCCGAGAACGGCGTACGGAGCTCGGGGCCGGGGAACGACGGCGCCGGGCAGCAGGACGACGGCACCACGCAGCAGGCCGACGGCACAGAGCCTCAGGGCAACGACGCCGAGCCCGAGACCTCCCTCCTCGACGACGACGGCTTCCGGCGCGAGTTCGCCTCCCTCCACCGCTACTTCCGCGATGCCCGCCTCCTGCGTCTGCGCCGCGTCAACGGCAAGCTGCTCGCCGTCTTCCGGACCGGCAAGGACGCCGAGGACATCCGGGTGCTGCGCTGGGCGCTGGGGCCGGACGGGTCGCCCGGGGCCTTCCTCGACGCGCAGGGCGAGCGGGACCATGTCTTCCCGCCCTCCCACGACTTTGACTGGACCGTGGCCGGGCGTGACGCCCACGTGCCCGGGCGCCACCCGCACATCGCCATCGGCAAGGGCGGCGGGCTCTTCGTCGACACGGTCGGCGGGACGCTGACCGTGAAGGTCACCGATGACACCGAGTCGCCGGACGGGATCTACGAGGAGCCGGTCGACGAGCCGTTGCAGTCGCTGGCGGACGCGGACGTGGAGTACGCGGAGGTCGGGCCGCTGACGCTGCTGCGCGTGCGGCCGTACAAGGAGGAGAGCTGGCGGTACCTCGTCTTCAACTCGCTGCTCTCGACCGTCCAACGGCTCGACTCCATCGGGCCCGCCTGCCGCCGCCTCCCCGAGGACCAGGGGATCATCTTCCCCGGCGGCTACTATCTCACCACCGGCACCGCCAAGACCTTCGATACGGCGGAGGAGCTGACCGAGCCGGTCTTCGAGGGCGCGGTGCGCTCGCCCAACGGCGAGGACGTGCTGTACGTCTTCCGCTCCCGCGACGGCGTCCGCAGCCTCCTCCTCCCCTACAACCTGATCCGCCAGGAGGTCGCCACCCCGCTCAACGGACGTGGGCACGCCCTGCTGGACGACGGAACGCTGATCCTGCTCCGCGACAACCCGGACGGCCCGGACGTTCCGGCGCGGGTGCACCCGTTGCAGCGCTGGCAGACGCCGTACGTCTCCGACACCTACGCCGCCGCCCGCCCGGCCGGGACCGGTCCGCTCGCCCGGACCGGCAACGCCGATCTCGTGCGCGGGATCTCGGACTGCCTCGCGCTCGCGCACGGGGTGCGGGACATGACGCCGACGACCGCCGTGTACGGGCAGCTCGCCGCCGACTGCGCCCGCGCCCAGGACCGCTACCACTGGCTCTCCGACCCCGAACTCGGCTTGCTGGCAGAGCCGTTGGGCGAGCTGCGAACCACCGCCCAGCAGGTGCTGGCCGAGTTCACCGCCGTACAGGAACTGACGCAGCGGGCCGCCGACGCGCTGGAGGAGACCACCGCCCGCATCACCGCGCTCGTGCGCCGGGTGCGCGGGGAGGTGCCGGGGTCGGCCGCCGCGTGGGTGGAGCGGCTGACCGAACTGCGGCAGGCGCACGGGCACTTGGCGACGATCGGCGAGATGCGGTACGCCGACGGGGAGCGGATCGCCGAGCTGTCGGCCCGGACCGAGGACGACATCGCCTCCGCCGCCCAGCGGGCCGTGTCGTTCCTCGCCCGCGAGGACGCCTTCGACGGATACCACGAGGAGATCGCCGGGCTGGTCGAGGACGCGGGCGCGCTGGCGACCGTACGGGACGCCGCCGCCGTGTCCGACCGGCTCACCACGATGACGGACGGGCTGGCGACCGTCACGGATGTGGTGGCCGGTCTGGAGATCGGTGACGCGACCGTGCGGACGTCGATCCTGGAGCGGATCGCCGAGGTGCTGGGCGGCGCCAACCGGGCCCGCGCCACGCTGGACGCGCGACGGCGGGAGCTGCTGTCGAAGGAGGGGCGGGCCGAGTTCGCCGCCGAGTTCGCGCTGCTCGGGCAGGCGGTGACGGGGGCGCTGGCGGCGGCCGACTCACCGGAGCACTGCGACGACCAACTGGCGCGGCTGCTGCTCCAGTTGGAGAACCTGGAGTCGCGGTTCGCGGAGTTCGACGACTTCCTCGCCGAGCTGGCCGAGCGCCGGAGCGAGGTGTACGAGGCGTTCTCGGCGCGCAAGCAGACGCTCCAGGACGAGCGGGCGCGGCGGGCCGAGCGGCTCGCCGGGTCGGCGCAGCGGGTGCTGGAGACCATCGGCCGGCGGGTGGCCGCGCTGGACGATCTGGACGCCGTCCACACGTACTTCGCCTCCGATCCGATGGTCGCCAAGGTCCGGCGGACCGCCGACGAACTGCGCGAACTCGGCGATCCCGTACGGGCCGAGGAGCTGGACGGACGGCTGAAGGCCGCCCGGCAGGAGGCCGGGCGGGCGCTGCGGGACCGCACCGAGCTGTACGCGGACGGCGGGTCCGTCATCAAGCTGGGGCGCCACCGGTTCGCCGTCAACACCCAGCCGTTCGACCTCACGCTCGTGCCCTCCGGGGACCGGCTCGCCTTCGCGCTGACCGGGACCGACTACCGGGCGCCGGTCACCGACCCGGCGTTCGAGGCGACCCGCCCGTACTGGGAGCAGCCTCTGCCCTCGGAGTCGGCGGCCGTCTACCGGGGCGAGTTCCTGGCGGCCCGCCTCCTGGCGGAGCAGGGGGCCGAGCGCCTCGCCGCGCTGGCCGATGACGAACTGGCTCTGCTGGTACGGGAGTCAGCGGCGGAGGCGTACGACGAGGGGTACACGCGGGGCGTCCACGACGAGGACGCCACCGCCGTCCTGCGTGCCCTGCTGCGGCTGCACGCGGGCGCGGGGCTGCTGCGCCACGAGCCCGCCGTCCGGGCCGCCGCGCAGCTGTTCTGGGTGTACGGCACCGAGGAGGCGCAACGTGCCTCCTGGACCCGGCGGGCGGTCTCGCTGGCCCGCGCCCGCGACACGTTCGGGCTGGCCCCGGCCATCGCGGTGCTCCAGGAGGAGTGGGCCGCGGAGATCGCCGGGTTCGGTGGCTCCGGCGTACGGGCCGAGGCCGTCGCCGCCTACCTTTTCGAGGAGGTGACCGGCGGGCCCGCCGGGTTCGTCGTGGGCGCCGCGATCCGCTCCTTCCTGGACGCCTTCCACCGGGCCGCCGGGCCGGACGCGTACGCGGACGACCTCGCCGCCCTCGGGGACGACCTGGCCGCCCGGAAGCAGCTCGTGGAGGGCTGGCTGACCCCGTACGCGGAGGCCACCGGCACCGGCCCCGGCGACCTGGCGGAGGCCGTGGCGGTGGAGCTCTGCCCGGAGCTGGAGCGGTACGGGTGCGACGCGCCGCTCACGGAGCGGGTGGAGGGCCTCCTCGGCGACCACCCGCGCATCGGGAGCGGCGGGGCCCTCACCGTACGCATCGATGAACTCCTGGCCCGTACGGGGGAGTTCCGCACGCACGCCGTGCCCGCCTTCCGGGCCTACCAGCGGCTGCGGACCTCCCTGGTGGCCGCCGAGCGCGGGCGGCTGCGGCTGGACGACCACCGGCCGCGCGTGATGTCGGCGTTCGTCCGCAACCGGCTGCTGGACGAGGTGTACCTGCCGCTGATCGGCGACAGCCTCGCCAAGCAGCTCGGCACCGCCGACGCCGACCGGCGCACCGACTCGCAGGGTCTGCTCCTGCTCGTCTCGCCGCCCGGCTACGGTAAGACGACGCTGATGGAGTACGTCGCGGACCGGCTCGGGATGGTCCTCGTCAAGATCAGCGGGCCGAACCTGGGCCACGACGTCACCTCCCTCGACCCGGACCGGGCCCCGAGCGCCACCGCCCGGCAGGAGATCGAGAAGATCAACTTCGCGCTGGAGGCGGGCAACAACACGCTGCTCTACCTGGACGACATCCAGCACACCTCGCCCGAACTGCTCCAGAAGTTCATCCCGTTGTGCGATGCCACGCGCCGCATCGAGGGCGTCCGGGACGGTGAGCCGCGCAGCTACGACCTGCGGGGCAAGCGGTTCGCGGTCTGCATGGCGGGCAACCCCTACACCGAGTCCGGCGAGCAGTTCCGCATCCCGGACATGCTCGCCAACCGGGCCGACGTGTGGAATCTGGGCGAGGTGCTCAGCGGGCGCGAGGACGTCTTCGCGCTGAGCTTCGTGGAGAACGCGCTGACCGCCAACCCGGTGCTGGCTCCGCTCGCCGCCCGTTCGCGCGACGACCTGGCGCTGCTGGTGCGGCTGGCGGGCGGCGGCGATCCCTCGGCCCGCGCCGAGCACCTGGAACACCCGTACTCGGCGGTGGAGTTGGACGCCGTACTGGCCGTGCTGCGGCATCTGCTCACCGCCCGGGAGACCGTCCTCGCGGTCAACGCGGCGTACATCGCCTCGGCCGCGCAGACGGACGCGACGCGCACCGAGCCGCCGTTCCGGCTCCAGGGGTCGTACCGCAACATGAACAAGATCGCGGAGCGGATCGTGCCCGTCATGAACGACGCCGAGCTCTCCGCCGTCGTCGACGACCACTACGCGGGCGAGGCCCAGACGCTCACCACGGGCGCCGAGGCCAACCTGCTGAAGCTGGCCGCCCTGCGCGGGACGCTCACCCCGGAGCAGGCCGGGCGGTGGGCGGCGATCACCTCCTCGTACGTCCGTACGCAGGCGCTCGGCGGACCGGACGGCGACCCGATGACCCGGGCGGTGGCGGCCCTCGGGCTGCTCGCGGACCGGATCGCGGCGGTGGAGACGGCGATCCAGCGGGCGGCCGACCCGCGCCACCTGCTGGCGGGGCCGCCGAGCGCGGTGAACCGGCCGCCCGCTCCCACGGTCGACCAGCCGGTCGGCGAACAGAACCGGCCGGTCCACCCGAACCACCGTGCGAAGATCACAAACACTCCACACTGA
- a CDS encoding potassium transporter TrkA: MLGFVPPLPQQPGRPPTGRPQPGRPQPGRPPSSGHMIVCGDDALARRLAVELRFVYGERVTLLLPPGRDANSPETPLTQRGRAAALFGRMSAAMNRTAGNGTGSTGGTGGGNDTNAGVEAVRIMEAPEPSDDVLEEAGVDRAAALALVYDDDERNIRAALTARRLNPRLRLVIRLYNRKLGLHLEELLDQAAAVAMPGIDPAALDASTTVLSDADTAAPALAATALTGSSKVIQAEGLLLRAAERPPPGPGERADPGLCTLALLSSTTNDPAGAEGSDSSGDEGPELLPDDRSVAAATGRGTVVLEAISRADPDRPATRMGGRGAPLAQVFSRRLRWSALGFALAAVALVIVSVLTTEDTLLHSAYLILLDLLSMNDPSEDGSTARKIIQIFSGVAGILLLPLLIAAVLEAFGTLRTASSLRRPPRGLSGHVVLLGLGKIGTRVLVRLRELDIPVVVVEEDPEARGIPLARSMHVPTVLGDVTQEGVLEAAKIRRAHALLALTSIDTTNLEATLYARSVKPDLRVALRLYDDEFATAVYRTLRTAHPQALTRSRSVSHLAAPSFAVAMMGRQILGAVPVERKVMLFAALEVEGHPQLEGRTVEQAFRAGAWRVLAIDATPPADRNPDLAALPPYPPEGGTPPPSGLVWDLHPGYVLRAQDRVVIAATRRGLAELLRRQRSVVPGQ; the protein is encoded by the coding sequence ATGCTGGGTTTCGTGCCCCCACTTCCTCAGCAACCGGGACGCCCGCCGACCGGACGCCCCCAGCCCGGACGCCCGCAGCCAGGGCGTCCGCCGTCCTCCGGCCACATGATCGTCTGCGGTGACGACGCGCTCGCGCGCCGGCTCGCCGTCGAACTGCGCTTCGTATACGGGGAACGGGTCACCCTGCTCCTGCCGCCCGGCCGTGACGCCAACAGCCCGGAGACACCGCTGACCCAACGGGGGCGCGCGGCAGCCCTGTTCGGCCGGATGTCGGCGGCCATGAACCGCACGGCGGGGAACGGAACCGGCTCCACGGGCGGCACCGGGGGCGGCAACGACACCAACGCCGGGGTCGAGGCCGTCCGGATCATGGAGGCGCCCGAGCCCTCCGACGACGTACTGGAGGAGGCGGGCGTCGACCGGGCCGCCGCCCTCGCGCTCGTCTACGACGACGACGAGCGCAACATCCGCGCCGCCCTGACCGCCCGCCGCCTCAACCCCCGTCTGCGGCTGGTCATCCGGCTCTACAACCGCAAGCTGGGGCTCCACCTGGAGGAGCTGCTCGACCAGGCGGCGGCCGTCGCCATGCCCGGTATCGACCCGGCGGCGCTCGACGCCTCCACCACCGTCCTCTCCGACGCCGACACCGCCGCCCCCGCCCTCGCCGCCACCGCGCTGACCGGCAGCAGCAAGGTCATCCAGGCCGAGGGGCTGCTCCTGCGCGCCGCCGAACGCCCGCCGCCCGGCCCCGGCGAGCGGGCCGACCCCGGGCTCTGCACCCTCGCCCTGCTCTCCTCCACCACCAACGACCCGGCGGGCGCCGAAGGTTCGGACAGCAGCGGCGACGAGGGGCCCGAACTCCTCCCGGACGACCGGTCCGTGGCCGCCGCGACCGGGCGCGGCACCGTCGTCCTGGAAGCCATCAGCCGCGCCGACCCGGACCGCCCCGCGACCCGGATGGGCGGCAGGGGCGCCCCGCTCGCCCAGGTCTTCTCCCGCCGACTGCGCTGGTCCGCCCTCGGGTTCGCGCTGGCGGCGGTCGCCCTGGTGATCGTCTCGGTCCTCACCACCGAGGACACCCTGCTGCACTCCGCCTACCTCATCCTGCTCGACCTGCTGAGCATGAACGACCCCTCGGAGGACGGCTCGACGGCCCGGAAGATCATCCAGATCTTCTCCGGTGTCGCCGGAATCCTCCTGCTCCCGCTGCTGATCGCCGCCGTCCTGGAGGCGTTCGGCACCCTGCGCACCGCCTCCTCGCTGCGCCGCCCGCCGCGCGGCCTGTCGGGGCACGTGGTGCTGCTGGGGCTCGGCAAGATCGGTACGCGGGTCCTCGTACGCCTCCGTGAACTCGACATCCCCGTGGTCGTCGTGGAGGAGGACCCCGAGGCGCGGGGCATCCCGCTGGCCCGCTCCATGCACGTGCCGACCGTCCTCGGCGACGTCACCCAGGAGGGCGTCCTCGAAGCCGCCAAGATCCGCCGCGCCCACGCCCTCCTCGCGCTCACCAGCATCGACACGACGAACCTGGAGGCGACGCTGTACGCACGGTCGGTGAAGCCCGACCTGAGGGTGGCGCTGCGGCTGTACGACGACGAGTTCGCCACCGCCGTCTACCGCACCCTGCGCACCGCGCACCCCCAGGCCCTGACCCGCTCCCGGTCCGTATCGCACCTGGCCGCGCCCTCCTTCGCGGTTGCCATGATGGGCCGTCAGATCCTGGGCGCGGTCCCGGTCGAGCGGAAGGTGATGCTCTTCGCGGCCCTGGAGGTGGAGGGACATCCGCAGCTGGAGGGCCGCACGGTGGAGCAGGCGTTCCGGGCGGGCGCATGGCGGGTCCTGGCCATCGACGCGACCCCGCCCGCCGACCGCAACCCGGACCTGGCGGCGCTGCCCCCGTACCCCCCGGAGGGCGGCACTCCGCCGCCCTCCGGCCTGGTCTGGGACCTGCATCCCGGGTACGTCCTGCGCGCCCAGGACCGGGTGGTGATCGCGGCCACCCGGCGGGGGCTGGCGGAACTGCTGCGGCGGCAGCGGTCGGTGGTGCCGGGGCAGTGA